Proteins from a single region of Flavobacterium sp. YJ01:
- a CDS encoding cystathionine gamma-synthase, giving the protein MKFNTKVIHGGQHHDPSTGAVMPPVYQTSTFIQTSPGKPLADYEYSRASNPTRTALEEALASIENGTRGLAFSSGLAATDCVLRSFKAGDEIIAMDDLYGGTYRMFSRVYKDSGIKFHFVDMTNIEKLKSLINENTKLIWVETPTNPLMKLADIEEIAKITKEKNILLAVDNTFATPYLQKPLDLGADIVMHSATKYLGGHSDVIAGALIVKDKELGDQLHFQQFATGATLGPMDSFLVLRGIKTLALRVQRHCENGEKVVEYLSKHPKIKTVYYPGLKNHPFHEIAKKQMKAFGGMVSFDFKSGKKEDSIAFLEKLKVFTLAESLGGVESLANHPALMTHASIPADKRAEVGITDDLVRLSVGIEDAEDLIADLEQALA; this is encoded by the coding sequence ATGAAATTCAATACAAAAGTAATTCACGGTGGACAGCATCATGATCCAAGTACAGGCGCCGTTATGCCGCCAGTGTATCAAACGTCAACTTTTATTCAGACAAGTCCAGGAAAACCGTTGGCAGATTACGAATATAGTAGAGCTTCGAATCCAACTCGTACAGCTTTAGAAGAAGCTTTGGCTAGTATTGAAAACGGAACTCGTGGATTGGCATTTTCATCTGGTCTTGCGGCGACAGATTGCGTTTTAAGATCTTTTAAAGCGGGAGATGAAATTATTGCAATGGACGATTTATATGGCGGAACTTACAGAATGTTTTCTCGCGTTTATAAAGATTCTGGAATTAAATTCCATTTTGTTGATATGACGAATATCGAAAAATTGAAAAGTTTGATCAATGAAAACACGAAATTAATTTGGGTAGAAACGCCAACAAATCCGTTGATGAAATTGGCTGATATTGAAGAAATCGCGAAAATCACAAAAGAGAAAAATATTCTTTTGGCTGTGGACAATACTTTTGCGACGCCTTATTTGCAAAAACCTTTAGATTTAGGCGCAGATATCGTAATGCACTCTGCAACAAAATATTTAGGAGGGCACTCTGATGTTATTGCTGGTGCATTAATTGTAAAAGACAAAGAACTTGGCGATCAATTGCACTTTCAGCAATTTGCAACAGGAGCAACTCTTGGACCAATGGATAGTTTCTTGGTTTTAAGAGGAATCAAAACTTTGGCTTTAAGAGTTCAGAGACATTGTGAAAACGGAGAAAAAGTGGTTGAATATTTAAGCAAACATCCAAAGATTAAGACAGTTTATTATCCAGGTTTAAAGAATCATCCATTTCATGAAATTGCCAAAAAGCAAATGAAAGCTTTTGGCGGAATGGTTTCTTTCGATTTTAAATCAGGAAAAAAAGAAGATTCTATCGCTTTTTTAGAAAAGCTGAAAGTATTTACTTTGGCAGAATCTTTAGGTGGAGTAGAATCATTGGCAAATCATCCAGCTTTGATGACACATGCATCAATTCCTGCAGATAAAAGAGCGGAAGTTGGAATTACTGATGATTTAGTTCGACTAAGTGTTGGTATTGAAGATGCAGAAGATTTAATTGCCGATTTAGAACAGGCTTTAGCTTAA
- a CDS encoding SDR family NAD(P)-dependent oxidoreductase — MKKTVLITGATSGIGKATAQILAKNNYKVVLCGRRKDRLEELEKELSAFTEVHSLAFDVRDKQDVLEKISSLPNDFAAIDVLINNAGNAHGLDPIQNGDLDDWDAMIDINVKGLLYVSKAIIPQMVERQAGHIINIGSTAAKEVYPNGNVYCGSKHAVDAITAGMRIDLNPFGIRVGGIHPGMVATEFSEVRFKGDVERASNVYKGFDPLQAEDIADIIHFVVSRPYHVNIADLVVMSTAQASSTIVKKNI, encoded by the coding sequence AAAACAGTTTTAATTACTGGTGCTACAAGCGGAATTGGAAAAGCAACCGCTCAGATTTTGGCAAAAAACAATTATAAAGTTGTACTTTGCGGAAGACGTAAAGACCGTTTGGAAGAACTTGAAAAAGAACTTTCAGCTTTTACAGAAGTGCATTCTTTGGCTTTTGATGTTCGTGATAAACAAGATGTCTTAGAAAAAATAAGTTCTTTGCCCAATGATTTTGCTGCAATCGACGTTTTAATTAATAATGCTGGAAATGCGCATGGTTTAGATCCAATTCAAAATGGAGATTTGGACGATTGGGACGCCATGATCGATATTAATGTAAAAGGACTTTTATATGTTTCAAAAGCAATAATTCCACAAATGGTCGAAAGACAAGCGGGACATATTATTAATATTGGTTCGACGGCTGCAAAAGAAGTGTATCCAAACGGAAATGTGTATTGCGGTTCTAAACATGCAGTTGATGCGATTACAGCAGGAATGCGAATTGACTTAAATCCGTTCGGAATTAGAGTGGGCGGAATTCATCCAGGAATGGTTGCAACAGAATTCAGCGAAGTTCGTTTTAAGGGAGATGTTGAAAGAGCTTCAAATGTCTACAAAGGATTTGATCCGCTTCAGGCAGAAGATATTGCCGATATTATTCATTTTGTGGTTTCAAGGCCTTATCATGTAAACATTGCAGATTTGGTTGTCATGAGTACTGCGCAAGCTTCTTCGACAATTGTAAAGAAAAATATTTAA
- a CDS encoding ATP-binding protein: protein MINKRLLIKNLLAHNDESSFYDKKRQLNLHSREGKGKFLKHICALSNSNPNNNSYIVVGVEDQDNEIVGDDFFDDSRIQNLVNAFLENPPKIQYENVPFPNLPKDKVIGLVTIKPKSKISYFKKGIHTILSNSVFIRRGSNSIPLEEHEEIEKSNQNTETVIGIENSSRNSIQYTLDGVIDFMNFRHKDMSPKYYVFKELFVICWAGVPKTMRDKTFLSRVDIELINEQIKLFYSAQDVVTIEFNDDTFTITEYVPLGLNDKTSYYPLEEQTIHFFDNGYYKIDRQMLFQPPEFNRKMLYHIYNSNTALLSKLQKEIALSEREMKDLENLPSTFMICYLNGFEDARQKLIDAKLLLKPYKHIYSSFKEALRILRKMKYDVQ, encoded by the coding sequence ATGATTAATAAACGCCTTTTAATTAAAAATCTTCTAGCTCATAATGATGAAAGCAGTTTTTATGATAAAAAAAGGCAGTTGAATCTTCATTCCCGAGAAGGAAAAGGAAAATTCTTGAAACACATTTGTGCGTTATCCAATTCCAATCCAAACAATAATTCTTATATCGTAGTTGGAGTAGAAGACCAAGATAATGAAATTGTCGGCGATGATTTCTTCGATGATAGCCGAATTCAGAATCTCGTAAATGCTTTTTTAGAAAATCCACCTAAAATTCAATACGAAAACGTCCCATTTCCAAACCTTCCAAAAGATAAAGTAATCGGTCTGGTTACCATTAAACCTAAAAGTAAAATCTCTTATTTTAAAAAAGGAATTCACACCATTCTTTCCAATAGTGTTTTTATAAGACGCGGCAGTAATTCGATTCCACTTGAAGAACACGAAGAAATCGAAAAAAGCAATCAAAATACAGAAACCGTTATTGGTATAGAAAATAGTTCTCGAAACAGTATTCAATACACTTTAGACGGCGTTATCGATTTTATGAATTTCAGGCATAAAGATATGTCTCCGAAATACTATGTTTTTAAAGAATTGTTTGTGATTTGCTGGGCGGGAGTTCCTAAAACAATGCGCGATAAAACTTTTCTTTCGCGTGTTGATATCGAATTAATCAACGAACAAATTAAACTTTTTTATTCTGCTCAAGATGTTGTGACTATCGAATTTAACGATGATACTTTTACCATTACAGAATATGTTCCTTTGGGGTTGAATGATAAAACGAGTTATTATCCGTTAGAAGAGCAAACGATTCATTTTTTTGATAATGGGTATTATAAAATAGATCGCCAAATGCTTTTTCAGCCGCCAGAGTTTAACCGAAAAATGCTGTATCATATTTATAATTCGAATACGGCATTACTGAGCAAGCTTCAAAAAGAAATTGCATTATCAGAACGTGAAATGAAAGATTTAGAAAATCTGCCTTCTACTTTTATGATTTGTTATTTGAATGGTTTTGAAGATGCACGACAAAAATTAATTGATGCCAAACTGCTTTTAAAACCTTATAAACATATTTATTCTTCTTTTAAAGAGGCTTTAAGGATTTTGCGTAAGATGAAATATGATGTTCAGTGA
- a CDS encoding DUF3298 and DUF4163 domain-containing protein, with amino-acid sequence MKNYIFIIFLCLIFTSCKKELSFENERFEEKSTITCKNDCPQITIEVPIAKNGRVISDSINKRVFAVIKEIVFFEEDSVKVDDYKSLAKSFIASYEEMRQKFPEDTFGWEAKIIGDVEFQSEDILNLKIDHYTFTGGAHGYQGYRSLLFNAKTGKAINNNQLFKNEKKFKAFAEKTFRNKYKIPEKANINATGLMFENDKFQLPQNIFYTSEGLLLYYNSYEAASYADGPKEIIFPYEEVKKYLNFQ; translated from the coding sequence ATGAAAAATTACATATTTATAATCTTTTTGTGTTTGATTTTTACAAGTTGCAAAAAAGAGCTTTCATTTGAGAATGAAAGGTTTGAAGAAAAGTCTACTATTACGTGCAAAAATGATTGTCCGCAAATCACAATAGAAGTTCCAATTGCCAAAAATGGCCGAGTAATATCAGACAGCATTAATAAGAGAGTTTTTGCCGTTATAAAAGAAATTGTCTTTTTTGAAGAAGATTCAGTAAAAGTTGATGATTATAAATCATTGGCAAAATCTTTTATTGCTTCTTACGAAGAAATGCGTCAAAAATTTCCAGAAGACACTTTTGGCTGGGAAGCAAAAATAATCGGAGACGTTGAGTTTCAATCTGAAGATATTTTAAATCTAAAAATTGATCATTATACTTTTACTGGAGGCGCTCACGGTTATCAAGGTTATCGCTCCTTATTATTTAATGCAAAAACTGGAAAAGCTATAAACAATAATCAATTATTTAAAAACGAAAAAAAATTTAAGGCTTTCGCCGAAAAAACATTTCGAAACAAATACAAAATTCCTGAAAAAGCCAATATCAATGCAACAGGTTTGATGTTTGAAAATGATAAATTCCAGTTACCACAAAACATCTTTTACACCTCCGAAGGTTTACTTTTGTATTACAATTCATACGAAGCCGCTTCTTACGCAGACGGTCCAAAAGAAATTATATTTCCGTACGAAGAAGTAAAGAAGTATTTAAATTTTCAATAA
- a CDS encoding glutamate dehydrogenase, with translation MSKHLFITLFAIFGISTAASSQSNLAQEIGIYAGPVTLQSDFGQRNNFDTNAGNTGFGIGVMHFINFSSASNRETFFSEHFKVRSDLTFSRTNLKHFGEWVERKPDGVFAQQLRNMHGSSTIVGIGSQLLFHPIKIHDFENTIGSFSPYGSVGFQVSYYSAKVGSHLGDITLPNVTPGKYLTPSDGRAHGFSTETGVVLSATAAIGVQYKLTKMSDLMFETRFQMYNSDWIDGLNPNKNLYTENKYNDWQVWFNFGYIYYLEF, from the coding sequence ATGTCTAAGCACCTCTTTATCACACTATTTGCCATCTTTGGTATATCAACTGCGGCATCTTCCCAGTCAAACCTTGCTCAAGAGATCGGAATCTACGCAGGACCAGTTACTTTACAGTCAGATTTTGGCCAAAGAAATAACTTTGATACAAATGCAGGAAACACAGGTTTTGGTATCGGAGTAATGCATTTCATCAACTTTTCTTCTGCTAGTAATAGAGAAACTTTTTTTTCAGAACACTTTAAAGTGAGATCTGACTTAACTTTTAGCAGAACAAACTTAAAACATTTTGGAGAATGGGTTGAAAGGAAACCTGATGGGGTATTCGCTCAACAGTTAAGAAATATGCATGGAAGTTCTACCATAGTAGGTATAGGTTCACAGTTATTATTTCATCCTATTAAAATTCACGATTTTGAAAATACTATTGGTAGTTTTAGCCCGTACGGAAGTGTAGGTTTTCAAGTAAGTTATTATTCCGCAAAAGTTGGATCACATTTAGGAGATATTACGCTTCCGAATGTTACTCCAGGAAAATATTTAACTCCTTCTGATGGACGAGCACATGGCTTTTCTACAGAAACTGGCGTAGTTTTGTCTGCAACCGCTGCTATCGGTGTTCAATATAAACTGACAAAAATGAGCGATTTAATGTTTGAAACTCGTTTTCAAATGTATAATTCGGATTGGATTGACGGTTTAAACCCAAACAAAAATCTTTATACAGAAAATAAATATAATGACTGGCAAGTTTGGTTTAACTTTGGTTATATCTATTACTTAGAGTTCTAA